The window CAACAGTTTCCCAAATGGCGGCTATTTGATAGATCTTTCACCCGCCTCATCCAGCAGTTTAGAATATTACTACGAATTTGTAACACTAAGAGATCTGTTGCTGGACTCTAATTACCGGGGTGGAGGAATTCAAGTCGTTAAATCTGTAAGAATTAATATTGATAACTGCTACATTACCCATTTCAGTACCGTCGGTATCTCGGTAAAAGGCGGCCACGAAACCTCCATCCGACATTCCTATCTGGGGCAACACATCACCGCTGGAGGTGATCCCGGCGAGAGGAACTTCACAGGCACTGGAATTGAACTACTAGGGAACGACAATTCGATCAACGATGTTGTCATATTTTCCGCTGCTCTTGGGATAATGATCACCGGTCAAGCCAACATCATATCCGAGGTCCATTGCTACAACAAGGCCACCGGTTTCGGCGGCACCGGAATCTACCTCAAACTCCCAGGATTGACGCAGACCCGGATCGTGAACTCTTACTTCGACTTCACAGGCATCGTAGCCGAAGACCCGGTGCAACTCACCATATCCAACAGCTTTTTCCTCGGCGACGCGTACATCGTGCTCAAATCCATAAAGGGTGTGGCGAATGGAGTGAACATAGTGGACAACATGTTCTCTGGGTCTGGTAAGGGTATTGACACCGTGCAGTTAGACCAAAAAATGGGACCTTTCAAGCAGATTAACCAAATCGTGATTGATGGGAATAACGTGAATGGGATGAATCTCAAGTCCACCATCGCAAGAACAAGCGTGCAAGGAAATGGCAGTTCATGGGTGGCAGATTTCAACTCAGCATTGGTGTTTCCCAACCTCATCAAGCGTGTAGATTACACATTCATCACAGGCGCCGCTACTTTCCCCGTCCATGTTTTGAGAAATGTGTCCGGTAACAAAGTAGTGATTCAATCACAAGCACCAGTTCCTGCAAGTGTTTTCATCACTGCGGATCAAGGAGcttaattaattttgaataaGATCGAGAGGGTAGCCGTAGGATTTTGTATAATAATGTATCAAGATACCGTTTTCAACTTACTTTTTAGGGTATCGGCACATGCTCACAGCTATCCATCGAacaatctatatttatttttacatgtATGTAAGATTcgtgatttttttatgaataagaAAGATATTATTAAAACTAACATCTAAAATATAATCTAGATAGATTAGTAACTccctcaaattattcaattaATATATACTTCGCTCAACAACATTAATAAATAGCTACATGgtcaacaaattaataaatatattaaagtaTATATCCTTAATAGTCCATTATTGTACTCATTAAGCTTTGAAATAGGAGGACATAAAGCACGGTAGAAGTCAGACAAAGCAACTTAAACGACTTAGTTTCCACGTACAACCATTAAATTAGGTGCTATATAACCGAAGACGCATGCAGCTACGAGTCTATCTCTGActtcaattcttgaaaaatgcagttttttttcttctttcttgttTGGTAGGATGTTTAAAGCTTAGATGATCATCAAACGACCACAAAAAACGAATTGTTTTTCGCCCTCGAACTGATGACTTCCGTCACGTCAAAATGGCACTCTATAtcttaaatcttaaaaaaagtaaataattgGATACTATGTTATCATTATATTGAATTGGATTGATCANATATATGAATTAAAGAAAGTTTAACATGATCTTGGTTGTATTAATTTTAAaccaaattatattattatttctatttttaaatGAGTTACTATCTTATTGATGCTGTCAAAAAACTGTTTCCTCCATTTGTTAACTCCTGATTACATAACTCCTCCATAGATTTCTCCCTATGTAACTTCCCTTATGCCAAAGCTAGACGTAGCATAGGAAAGAGGAAAAAAATGGATAAGATAGtaaagtaaaaagaaaaaagaaaggttGTAAGGTTTTGATaatattagaaaataaatttaattttaaaaatcaagagttattattttttttttcaaaataaaaacttagagataaaaatatatgataaaatttcaacattatagtatttataaaatcacataattttttctttctacATCAAATCAGTTATAAGATTTCTTGTACATTCGGTTCTGTGGGATATTTGTGCTGACGCAGAAaaaatatgatgacatgaggaAACATAATGGTCATATCTTTATGATGTGACAAACGATTGTTTAAGAGGTAAAATATgtcattttatttgtatttatttaaacTGTGTGTTTctatgatttcatgaaattcgaaaaaaaaataaaatttgattttgaattaaagtatttatttgaaatttaactacaagaaattcagcatacaacaacgcacaaacgacaacgatttttcacaaaaaccgttgtcgtttgttttttaacaacgattttatcgaaaaccgttgtctttgcattttttaacaacgattttatcgaaaaccgttgtcttttgggggcaaagacaactgtttttaaaaactgttgacaacggtttttaaaaactgttgtctttttggggtgaaagacaacggttttgaccgtttttttttgggtcaacgacaacggttctatgacctgttgtcgattagcgtgtttttttggacaaacaacaacggttttggaaaacgttgcaatatttagcgacggttaattgaaaaaaccgtcgttaaaaaccgtcgctacgtttaaattcgcgacggttatttttagcatgtttttttggacaaacaacggttttggaaaacgttgcaatatttagcgacggttaattcaaaaaccgtcgctacgtttaaattagcgaccgttttaacataaccgtcgctaaatttagcgtggttttttttgacaaacaacaacggttttgaaaAACGTTGCGATATATAGCAACGGTTATTtaaattaaccgtcgctaatttagcgacaggTTTGTCAAAACCTTCGCTacatttaaattagcgacggttttaaattaaccgtcgctaaatttagagaCATTattttgaaaccgtcgctaattttagcgacagtttaaatccaaaccgttgccaaataaaaatatgcgacggtttatcatttaccgtcgctaatagcgacggtttaaccaaaacctgtcgcaaactgtctataaatatctccattttcgttcaattttcctccacaacacttaaaaattttctctcttacaccatttcatcacttcacacaacacttaaaatttttttcaccacttcataacacttaaaatttttctctcttacaccatttcatcacttcacataacacttaaaatttttttatcttacacaattttatcactttcacacaatacgtaaaatttttctaaccactttataacacttaaaatttttctcttttacacgattttactactttacaacacttaaaatttttttcttttacacgatttagtttggattattagtttcatttagatttattaaattattaaagtatttttttttatttttcgaaacaaattaacGACGGAACTCTTGAAAGATGATCGTCGCTAAAAATAACGACGGGCCTTATTaccaccgtcgctaattttaaatcagcgacggtttatataaccgtcgctgatttaacTAGAGACGGTTaatgtaaccgtcgctaatttaaaattagtgttAAATTAGCGACAGGTAGAAATAACGACCGtcgttatttttatttaaaacgtcgcaaatttgatcttccacaacggataaaaaccgttgtcgttgaacggactttcaacaacaccctcagttacaacagtttttaaatgacTACGACAACGGATCCGTTGTCatttgccgtttttgtagtagtgtttgtattatttttacaaattatGATTTAGATTTAGGGTTTGGAATGGTTGATTTGTACGTTTGAACTATTACAATTGTCCgaagtaaaatttttattttgacccGATTCGcaattattataaaacaaaaattttgagtcataggattttctaaaatttatatgtatCTGTTTAAatctttattcttatttttccAGCAAATCTTGAAAAGAAGTAACTAGCATATAAtacttataattatttttctagCTTTTAGTGAAGTTCGAAATATGGAttcaatcatgaatttaatGTTCAGTTACATTAAATTATTTGTTCAAAAACATATTAAATTCATCCAAAAAGATTGAATTATGAAATTTAAAGTTTCAATTTTGCGATTTCACGAATATTGAatataatttgtaattttattttaagaaataaattttattcatgactttttaaattaaagttttttaaaaaaatattttcttttctcagtaattttttttaaaaataataataataatcatgaaACCACTTTTCTGTTCTGAAGTCCTTGTTCATACCAACTGTTTTTGTTTCGTTCACCAAATTTGAAAAACGTCACTTGCCGATACTCTATTCATGTCTATGACTAGCTACTACATATCCTATATCCagagtaggtctattgtgagacattttcacgaatctttatctatgagacggttcaactctaccgatattcacaataaaaaataatactcttagcataaaaaataatattttttcatggatgacccaattaagagattcgacctacgaaattgatccgtgagaccgtctcacaagaatttttgtggcATGTCCATCTTGACTTGTGCAATTTATGAACATCAATCTCCAAATCCTAAATCATTTCATCAATGACTTTAGGTTGCGTTTGAATTAAATGAATTATTTACGAggataatttgaaatgaatccATGTTGAAAAGAATTTGATGAAATCACAACAATAACTAATtgagatttcaaattcattttcaaGTGGATTAAAAACCAAACAATTAAGAATTTGAAATTCTCAACTTCAAATTCATCAAATGCAAATTAAACAGCTGTGCGAAACTGAGATTTTCAATATTCAGTATATGGAAGTCAAtgctttttgaaaaataattactaaTATTTAAGAAGATACACCAATTTACCAACTTCTGGAAATCTCGACTACTCCTCCACCGTCTAAAAAAAAAAGGGTCATTATCCATTTtccattaatttaaaataatttgaaagtcGAATTGAAGGAAAGTTCATCAACAAAAGCAAATATTATTTCTTGTATATGCACGTATATTTACAGTACATGCATGTTGAAAGTAGGATTATTCAGCtgcattttaatgcaacaaaGGTATCCAATTTCTCTAATTTAATATCTCTCTGGTGTTTGCCTCGTAACCACATTTGATTTCCGCGTAGTTGTCATTTCAATACCATatttcatctatatttagtTTTGGAAAGTGTTACATGTACCACAATGGTTATATAttcgttttaaaattataaaattatccatgcatttactttatttggaaaaactcttttaaaagtatatttagTACATCGATTACGAACCTGTTTAAAATATACGATAAACTtgctaatgagtttcatgatcttacgttgcgacgcagacctcatggtatttattgtatattcaaggacttaaTTTATacagcttgcatgagtatacagataaagtacaatgtaataattgaataaatttgtaaaatattgttaaaataaaaaactttttcacattagagtcaataaaagctcAAGCCACAAGTTGGTTTGTTgtacacctactctaacaatttttttatcgACGCCATCACTTGCCGAAACATAAAGCATCGCCACCGTCCGCCACAGCAAGGGCCAAAAAAATCAGAGGAAGTCTAATTTGTTGATATTATACGATGATATTAATGTTCAATAAGTACTGTTTCTGTGGGCAAGTATATCAGGTGACATCTTACGGAGCAGACCCGACAGGGAACACAGACAGCACGAATGCTATTATTGCAGCTGTATCTGATGCGCTCAGTGGACCGAGTACTGGGTTCTTGATTAATGGAATTGTGAATCTTGGAGGCGCGTGCATTGATCTTGATGGTGGCAATTACTTGATCAGTCGTCCGATCCAGTTCCCTGTCCCCGGAAGAGGAAACCTGTTTGTGAGTAGTTTTTGGAATTTCTTCTAATTAATCTGATTAGTAAATGATTCCTCCGGATCACagatatgaatataaaatatgtgttggaaaatttgatgcttaatgaatgaaaattaagcaaatttttcaatgtgtttgattggaaaaattcgaaacgaaaaaaaaaaaacgatacttaatgaacgaatattaagttcgaCGGTTCTGAATAAAACTCGAAAGAGTtatcatatgttgaaagaaactcaaaaGAGTAATCAGAACATGTAGGGGACAAAaatcgaaaagaaaagaaaaaaaaattcgtgaACAGTGACTGGCGCGCCCGGGCCTGCCGAGGGCAGGAGCTGGCGCGCGGCTGCGCGAGTTCTGCGCGCAGGCGCGCGCGAGCGCCTGTCGAGGGCAACCGCGCAGCCGCGCGCGCCTGCCGAGCGCCGCCTAGAGCGCTCGGCAGCGGGCGCCACCGCGCGCGCGGGGGCGCCTGCACGCGCCCCTTCGTGCTGTTTTCGTGCCCAttcgatttttcttgtattttttcatttccttggcattgtttgatgattgtgatcAGTTACAATGGCCAAGGAACATCCCtatgaatgaaagatcatgtctcttcatttgaaaaacattaaaaatttgatattttgaaaatcaaaaagaCATACATCATTTTGCATATCTTCTTTTTCCTTTCTTGAAAAAGAGAGAGttccttcatttccttgtgaaagaacttgaatatttgagtgctcattattcaagagttgtagttgtatcttgggagaagattgccacaaactctagcacattgtgagggcaaattcttcttaaggagaaagtgttcaacatTTGACTCTACAAAACCACTTTCAttgtttttttcttgttttcctcatatatttgaatatcccacacaacaatcttaagaagaattttgGATTTTTGATCATTTGCAAGAAGATTTTCAATGGCATCATCATCTACAACACCACATCCAACCATTGCACAAGGAGAGAAACCAGAAAAATTTTCTGGAGCGGATTTCAAAAGATGCTGTTCTATCTCACAACCTTGAGTTTTTCAAGGTTCTTGAAGGAGGATCCTCCCACCGTTGCTGAAAACGAGACAGACACCAACATGAGGGCCGCTTTGGCTGCATGGAACCAAAGTGATTTTCTATGCAAGAACTACAACCTCAATGGACTTGACAATGCATTGTACAATGTGTATTGTCAAGTCAAGACCTCCAAGGAACTTTGGGATATGCTTGATAAGAAATACAGGGCGGAGGATGCGGGCTTGAAGAAGTTCATTGTTGGGAGATTTTTggacttcaagatggtgtacTCAAAATCCGTGATGAGTCAAGTGCAAGAACTACAACTTATCTTGCACGAGATTAATGCAGAAGGAATGAGTCTAAGCGAGTCCTTCCAAGTTGCTGCTATGATCGAGAAACTCCCTCCgttgtggaaggatttcaagAATTATTTGAAACACAAAAGAAAGGAGATGGGATTGGAGGATCTCATTGTGAGATTGAGGATAGAAGAGGACAACAAGAGCACCGAGGCCAAGGCCAGTAAGATGGCAGCAAGGGTGAACATTGTTGAATCAAGCTTTAA of the Primulina huaijiensis isolate GDHJ02 chromosome 1, ASM1229523v2, whole genome shotgun sequence genome contains:
- the LOC140984057 gene encoding polygalacturonase QRT3-like, whose protein sequence is MENSRIAVLLLSFITVHAVYEHDQYLNALLAKGDVDYNTTSSGLVSASGAANAAPPQVFHVTAYGADPTGKVDSTNAIIAAISDALKLPGNGFLMNGIVNLGGARIDLDGGSYLISRPIQFPVSGRGNLLIHGGSLKASNSFPNGGYLIDLSPASSSSLEYYYEFVTLRDLLLDSNYRGGGIQVVKSVRINIDNCYITHFSTVGISVKGGHETSIRHSYLGQHITAGGDPGERNFTGTGIELLGNDNSINDVVIFSAALGIMITGQANIISEVHCYNKATGFGGTGIYLKLPGLTQTRIVNSYFDFTGIVAEDPVQLTISNSFFLGDAYIVLKSIKGVANGVNIVDNMFSGSGKGIDTVQLDQKMGPFKQINQIVIDGNNVNGMNLKSTIARTSVQGNGSSWVADFNSALVFPNLIKRVDYTFITGAATFPVHVLRNVSGNKVVIQSQAPVPASVFITADQGA